One stretch of Saprospiraceae bacterium DNA includes these proteins:
- a CDS encoding glycoside hydrolase family 140 protein, giving the protein MKPALALFALLLLLAQANGQPWQRGYLKPSPDGHHLQHKDGTPFFWLADTGWELFHRLTLEDAAKYFDNRAKLGFNVIQAVALAEFDGLRAPNAYGHTPFVGMDSDQPNEAYWRTVDSMIDMAAQRGLYVALLPTWGDKVTQLWGVGPQIFDVNEGDRAYRYGLWIGLRYGQRPNVLWMLGGDRPAVHNGEREGIKFSTDYRPVWRSMARGILENNPLAFITYHTSGGEFSTSQFIHQENWLKMNTMQSGHGSGHDVPVWEWIARDYQLQPTKPTLDAEPNYEDHPVNPWPKWDPANGYYRDYDVRKQAYRSVFAGGCGVTYGHHAVWQFYSPRHEAVNHADRHWTKAMERPGAEQVGHLRQLIESRPMLQRVPDASLVAAGQGEKGEHIVACRAADGRYAMIYLPVGKTIVVNTQPLKASTLAAWWYDPRTGKAKKIGELPKKAEMGFTPPKTGPEQDWVLVLDDASAGYAPPGKTK; this is encoded by the coding sequence GCCCTACTGCTCCTCCTCGCCCAAGCCAATGGCCAACCTTGGCAACGCGGCTATCTCAAACCCTCCCCCGACGGCCACCACTTGCAGCACAAAGACGGCACCCCCTTCTTCTGGCTGGCCGACACAGGCTGGGAACTCTTTCACCGGCTCACGCTCGAAGATGCCGCCAAATACTTCGACAACCGCGCAAAGCTGGGCTTCAACGTCATACAAGCCGTGGCGCTCGCCGAGTTCGACGGGCTGCGTGCCCCCAACGCCTATGGTCACACACCCTTCGTGGGCATGGATTCAGACCAACCCAACGAAGCATATTGGCGCACTGTGGATAGCATGATTGACATGGCCGCCCAACGCGGCCTCTATGTGGCGCTGTTGCCTACTTGGGGCGACAAAGTGACCCAACTGTGGGGTGTCGGGCCGCAGATATTCGATGTCAACGAAGGCGACCGCGCCTACCGCTACGGGCTTTGGATAGGCCTCCGCTACGGTCAGCGGCCCAATGTGTTGTGGATGTTGGGGGGCGACCGCCCTGCGGTGCACAACGGGGAAAGAGAGGGCATCAAGTTCAGCACCGACTACCGCCCCGTGTGGCGCTCCATGGCACGTGGCATCTTGGAAAACAACCCCTTGGCTTTCATCACCTATCACACATCGGGCGGCGAGTTTTCGACCTCACAGTTCATCCACCAAGAAAACTGGCTGAAAATGAACACCATGCAGTCGGGCCATGGCAGCGGCCACGATGTGCCGGTGTGGGAATGGATTGCCCGCGACTACCAGCTGCAACCCACCAAACCCACCCTCGATGCCGAACCCAACTACGAAGACCACCCTGTGAATCCTTGGCCCAAATGGGACCCAGCCAACGGCTATTACCGCGACTACGATGTGCGCAAGCAGGCATATCGGTCAGTATTTGCCGGCGGCTGCGGGGTAACATACGGCCACCATGCCGTGTGGCAATTCTACTCGCCACGCCACGAGGCCGTCAACCACGCCGACCGCCACTGGACAAAAGCCATGGAGCGCCCCGGCGCAGAACAGGTCGGCCATCTGCGGCAGCTGATAGAGTCGCGGCCCATGCTCCAGCGCGTGCCTGACGCATCGCTCGTTGCTGCCGGGCAGGGCGAAAAAGGCGAGCACATCGTTGCCTGCCGCGCCGCCGATGGCCGCTATGCCATGATATATCTGCCTGTCGGCAAAACAATCGTCGTGAACACCCAGCCGCTCAAAGCCAGCACTTTGGCTGCTTGGTGGTACGACCCCCGCACAGGCAAAGCCAAAAAAATCGGGGAACTTCCGAAAAAAGCCGAGATGGGATTCACGCCACCCAAAACAGGCCCCGAACAAGACTGGGTACTGGTGCTCGACGATGCCTCAGCAGGCTATGCCCCGCCCGGCAAAACAAAGTAA